The genomic stretch CGTCTGGTTAAATGCATGGGATGTCTGTGACACCGTTGGAAAAAGAGTACCGCTCTGGTGGCGAAAAGAACAACCGGTTGTGTGCATCGTTGCAATAGGTACAGGCTATTGACTGAGTGCTCTTTTCATCACTTAACCGAGAAACAACACCAGACTTACAATTGGCGGGTCATTCGTTTTATAGTGGTGGCTTAATTTATGAAGAGCATTGCGTATGACCAAGCGAGTGATTTTTTTCGATTTATTGCGCTGCGTGGCCGCAGCGGCGGTAATCGCGATTCATGTTCTGGCGCCTTATCGCTTTGAACTGGGTGAGATTCCGTTTTCACAGTGGGCGACGGCAATCAGTGTCAACGGCATGACCCGTTGGGCTGTTCCGGTGTTTATTTTGATCTCCGGTGCTTTGTTGCTGAGTGATGCCCGACCTTTTGACCTTAGTTATTATGTACGGCGTCGTTTAGGAAAAGTGCTGGTTCCGTTTTTGATCTGGTCGCTGTTCTATGCCTGGTTATCGGGCTGGAGTGCGACCGGTTTTGATGGCAGTACGGCCTGGGAGGTGTTGCAACACAGCCCGCAGCATGAAACCTACTACCATTTGGGCTTCTTCTATTATTTCATCCCGCTGTATCTGCTGATTCCATTGTTACAGTGGCTGGTGAAACGCGTTGATGATGTGGCCATTTATGCGCTGGTCGCGGTGTGGATGTTTACCTCAGTGCTGTTCCTGTATGGTTTCGATGGTGCATGGAGTAATCAGTACTGGTTATACAGTGGCTATCTGCCACTCGGTTACCTGCTGTATAAAAAGCTGCCGATCAATCGCTATGTCGTACTGGGTGCTGTAGTGCTCGGTGTTGCGGCATTGTATATGACGGTGTCGACCGTGATTTCTGAAAGCCTGCACTATCAGGCTTATACGATTTGGCGCTGGTTCTCGTATAAAACCCTCAATACCATACTCGCGGCCAGCATGATCTTTATTCTGTGCCGGGCTTATGCTGACCGGCTCTCCGCCGGAGCACAGCGCGTGGTGGGCTTTATCAGCCAGCACAGCCTGGGGATCTATCTGCTCCATCCGCTGTTTTTGTGGCCAATGAAGGCATTTGGTTGGCATCAGGGGCATCCGGGTTGGGTGATCCCGCTGTGGGTAGTGGTTGCCGGGGCCGCATCTCTAGCACTGAGCTGGTTGTTATCACGCAGTGCCAAGACCCGTTGGTTACTGCCCTGAATGGTGGAATGTGACGACATTTTACGCCTGGCGTCACATTTCCTTATCAGGAATGCAGATGAAGCTGGAAGTGCGGGTAAGCCCGCCTTATCTATAACTTAACGGGATTGTCAGCCGCAGCACGTCCTGCCGCTATCGATGGAGTAAGGGAGTTACTGATGTCCGATGTTGAACAGGTTGTAGTACGTACGCGTAAACTTGAGGAGCTGTTGCGTCAGCAATACCATGCTCATGGTGATGGGTTACATCAGTTGATCAGCAGTTGTGAAGAACGTTTGCCGCACGACGTGATTGTCAAATTACGTTATGTTGCCACG from Vibrio ostreae encodes the following:
- a CDS encoding acyltransferase encodes the protein MTKRVIFFDLLRCVAAAAVIAIHVLAPYRFELGEIPFSQWATAISVNGMTRWAVPVFILISGALLLSDARPFDLSYYVRRRLGKVLVPFLIWSLFYAWLSGWSATGFDGSTAWEVLQHSPQHETYYHLGFFYYFIPLYLLIPLLQWLVKRVDDVAIYALVAVWMFTSVLFLYGFDGAWSNQYWLYSGYLPLGYLLYKKLPINRYVVLGAVVLGVAALYMTVSTVISESLHYQAYTIWRWFSYKTLNTILAASMIFILCRAYADRLSAGAQRVVGFISQHSLGIYLLHPLFLWPMKAFGWHQGHPGWVIPLWVVVAGAASLALSWLLSRSAKTRWLLP